AACAGTAAGATCTTGTTTTTTTAAGCCTTGAATAATAAAATTAGTCAATAATCTACCATCTTGGGAAAACATTCTTGGTCCATAAGTGTTAAATATTCTAGCAATTTTAACATCAACCTTCATTTGTAAATAAATAAAACCCAATGTTTCCATTGCTCTTTTGCCTTCGTCATAGCACGCTCTTATTCCGTAAGTATTAACATTTCCTTTATAGTCTTCTGATTGAGGATGAACTAGGGGGTCTCCATAAACTTCACTCGTTGAAGCAAGCAAAATTTTTGCATTATATAATTTAGCAAGTTCAAGCATATTTTTTGAACCGAGATAACAGATATCTAAAGTATTAAGTGGATTTTTTTGATAAATTGGCGGAGATGCTGGGCATGCTAAGTGAAAAATTTGATCAACATTAGTTTCACCCAAGAAACTAAGAATTTCATTAAAATTTAACACATCAATTTCTTTAAATATAAATTTTTTTGGAAACTTTCTTTGTAATAGTAATATATTTTCTTTTTGACCACTCAAAAAATTATCTATACTATAAACTGTGTTATTGTTCATTAATAATTCATGTGCAACATGATATCCTATAAAGCCTGCGCCGCCTGTAATTAAAATGTTCATTGTAAAATTTCCATATTTAAAAAATTAATTCAAAAATAATATCTTAGAAAGTTAT
This region of Spirobacillus cienkowskii genomic DNA includes:
- a CDS encoding GDP-mannose 4,6-dehydratase; its protein translation is MNILITGGAGFIGYHVAHELLMNNNTVYSIDNFLSGQKENILLLQRKFPKKFIFKEIDVLNFNEILSFLGETNVDQIFHLACPASPPIYQKNPLNTLDICYLGSKNMLELAKLYNAKILLASTSEVYGDPLVHPQSEDYKGNVNTYGIRACYDEGKRAMETLGFIYLQMKVDVKIARIFNTYGPRMFSQDGRLLTNFIIQGLKKQDLTVYGDGEQTRSLCYCTDLINGLIKLMNSNINFPINLGGQLELKVIDIAKLVIKLIGSNLKIVFNPLPADDPKQRMPDISKAKMLLNWSPEVTLEDGISSMILDFKERFN